The nucleotide window TGTTCCAATATTTCAAACCTGCACCATCTGTTCCTATCCAAAGATTCTTTTTCTCATCTTCGCAAAAAGACAATATAAAATTTTCTGCAGGATCGCTGTCTTTTACATTATATCGAATATTTTTAAAATATTTCGGGCTGTTTTCTATCATGCTAATACCGCCGCGTAAAGTGCCTATCCACATATTTCCCGATGCGTCTTCTTGCAAACTCCATATTGAATTACTTTTCACAAGCTGTTTGCCTTTAGATAAACTATAAGGAACTGCTTTTTTACTTTGGCCAGTCACTTTATAAATCCCACGGCCATCAGTAGTTACCCACATTTCTTTCTTTTTGTCGATACGGATATCCGAAACCGTACAATTAACCGGCAGATAATTAGACGATAAAAAGTTGGTTCGTGTATCAAAAAAATAAAGTCCGTCATCTGTACCTAACCAAAGAACCGCATCGTCGGAAAGCTTCATGCATTTTACTTCCCTTGACAATGAATAAACAACCTTCAATTTTTTGGAATTATAGTTATATTGACAAATACCTACATTTCTCACATAGACCCAACAGCGGTTATTTTTGGAATCGTTTTCAAGAACCGTAGAATTATAATTAAACAGTAGCTTATTCGATTGTTCAAGACCGACAGGCTTTCCCGTATAAGAGCCATTCATATAAAGAAGCACTCCAAAATTTTGTGAAGCTACCAATACCTGCTCTTTTGAAACTGACCGAATCTGATGAACTACATCTTTTAAGACTTGAGTAGTATTATTTTTTGTTACAAAAGTAAGCGGGTGAAAAATGGCTTCTCTTTTATCAAAAACACAAGCTCCGTTTGCACCGCCTATCCATATGTTTTTTTTATAATCTCCCTCAATATGATAAATTGTATTAAACGATAATGAATTTTTATCATTAATCTTATTGCGATACACTTTAAAATTATAGCCGTCATAACGGTTTAATCCGTCATAGGTTCCAAACCACATAAAACCGTCACTATCCTGATAAATTGTTGTCACTGAATTATTAGACAGCCCATTTGATATATCAAGAAATTTAACCGAATACTCTTGCGAAAAGCCAGTTAAGGAAAGTATGAATAACAGTAAGATATATAATACAGAATTCTTCAAGGAAAAAAGTTTAGAGATTAACCAACTGAATTAATTTTGAAAAGTACAATTATTAACCAATTTTATCAATATTAAAGATAAATATCTCTTTAAAATTATTCCTTTTTTCAATTATACAAGGCATTTCAGGTTAATTTTTAGTAAGTCTTTCAAAATAGTTTCCACCTAAAATGACAATGCCAATGAACAGTAAAACTATCTATAATTTTCATCTCCAAAAAATTCTTGAGCTTTTGGAAGTCCTGCCTTCTCTAATATTTGATTCGCAGCTTTCGTCTTCTCTTCACACATCTCACCAAGAGCAACAATCTCAACGCCATTAATATGTCTCATACGTTCAACAGCATCGGGTCCGTGCATTCCTAAACCAATAAACGCAAACGAACTTTTGGGATTGGTACACAAACCATTCTCAAAACATCAGTCTGTCCTTTCGGGCGTTTTGGGGCATTCGTTTTTATCATTTGGACACTTGCCCCGATCCATCCTAAAGAAGTGCAACAGATAAGCAGAATGGATTTAAAAAAAGTTTTCCTCATATTTATTCAAATTAATTATTAAAACCCATCAAATCGTTTTATTTGAAATTATAAAAAACTGCAGCTAATTTTTGAATTTTGTTACGAAACTATCTATAACATTTTTTTCACGCTGGAAAAACTAATAAAAATGTTTTCGAACACACTTATTTCATGTTCTCGAACACAAAAAATAAAAAACTCTTGCAAAAAACAAAAAAACAAACCTATTTTTGCTCAAAAAAATTTGATTGATTTGAAATAGAAAAATTTAAAAGGTTTCTAATTCTAACATCCAACAAAAAATAATTCAGCTTAAAACAAATCCAAAAATGAAAGAATACGTAGTTAATTCGATTGAAAAAGCCTCACTTACTATCACTGGAAAAGGCGATGATATTTTGTGGAATCAAGCAATAGAACTGACCGATTTTTGTTCTCCATGGGACAGTACGGAAGTCTCAAAAATTATATTTAAAGCACTTTGGGATTCCGAAAAGCTCTTTTTCAACTTTACCGTTCATGATTCTTCAATTCATATAGTAAAAACAGATGACAGTTTTGCTAGTATCAATGATTCTGATAGAGTCGAATTGTTTTTTAGACAGGACGAGTCCCTAAACCCATATTACTGTCTGGAAATGGATACTGAGGCACGATTAATGGATTTTATTGCTTATCCGGAGAAAAACTTGGATTTTAGCTGGAATTGGCCAAAAGATGACATCCACATCAAGTCATCTGTAAATCAAGATTCTTTTACTGTTGAAGGCTGGATTTCTATACAATCTTTAAAAGGTTTTAAACTAATTAAAGACAATAAAATCGAAACCGGAATTTTCAGGGCTAAATATTCTCCGAATCAAGACGGAATCTTTGAACCTACCTGGATAACATGGGCAAACCCAAACACGGAAACACCAAATTTCCATATCGCTTCATCTTTCGGAATACTAATCTTAAATAACTATCCGATATAGTATGCAGCGTTTTCAGAATTAGCAATGTCTATAGACAAAAGAATAGTTTTAGGAATTTGTTTTTCAAAAAGGAAAAACTCAATTATGGAAGTAACTCCCAAATAGGCTTGCTTTTTTTGATTTTGATGTATTAAAAAATCAATTACTCCCTGATTCAAATAATTCACATTATTATCAATCAAATCATATCCAATCAATGCAATCTTTTCGTTGTTTGATTCAGCTATAATTTTGGCTATTTGATAGGCTTTAGATGTAGAAACAAATATTCCTGACAAATCTGGATTTTCACCGAGGAAATTTTCGAAATTAACCTCAACATTTGGACTTTTTAATTTTAAGGTTACTATAGAATAGTCCTGTTTTTCTTTTTCTCCAAAATAATTTCGGAAGCCTCTCTCCTTCTCCTGCAAGTGACTTGCATTCTTCAATGACTCATCTATATGAACAATGGCAATTTTACCATTTGAAGTAATAGATTCCATTAATTTTGCAGCAACGCGACCACTCTTATATAAATCCTGACCTACAAAGCCACTTACAAAATCGGATTGAACTTGATTATTGAAAGTATTCATAATGATATTTGATTCCTCATATTTCGTTATAACTTCCAATGTCTCTTTTTGGAATAAAGGCGGTAACAAAACAGCATCTGGTGACTTTTCCAAAATGGTGTCATGAATTTTCAAGAAAGATTTCTTTTCCTCGGGATTAAAGAAAAACGTTTCAATAGAAAAATTATAAGCTCTATATTCCTGCCTCGCTTCTTCAATCCCTTTTATACATGGTTCCCAAAAAGGATCAATTTTAGGATCTGGAAGCAATATATAAATGCGATATACTTTATTGTTCTTTAAATTTCTGGCTATAAGATTAGGCTGGTAGTCTATTACATCCAGGACTTCATTTATCTTTTTTAATGCATCCTCAGAAACTTTTCCTCTTTTATGCAAAACCCTATCGACAGTTCCTTTTGAAACTCCGGCCATTTGGGCAATATCTTTTATAGTATATTTTTTATTCATAATCACAAATATATTTGTTTCTTAAAAAAGATTCATGTTTTTTTTACATTTAAGTAACTTCTCAAATAGACTCCTTCCAAAAATTTATTTAAAATTTGACTAAAACGATTCTAACCCGCTTTTAAAAATCATCGCCTTGAATCAATATAGAATTTCACAAATTTAAGAATAGTTTGCTAAAAATGTGTTCGAAAACACAAATTTAGTGTGTTCGAGCACATTTTTTATATTTTTCCTTGTTTTATTAAAACTTAATCTATACTTTCGCTGTGTTATTATAAACAAATAGAACGTTTTTAACAACCTAAAAAACAAACAAACATTTGATTTTCAATTATTTATATCATGACTAATATACAAAAAAACAAACCAACCCTTGTGATTTTGGCTGCGGGTATGGGTAGCCGATATGGAGGCTTAAAACAAATAGACACGTTTACACCGGAAGGAGATACCATAATAGATTTTTCACTTTATGATGCTCTACAAGCTGGCTTTGGAAAATTCGTATTTATAATACGAAAAAGCTTTGAAAAAGAGTTTAAAGAAATTTTCAATAAAAAACTGGAAGGAAAAGCAGAAGTAGATTATGTATATCAGGAACTGGAAAATGTACCTGAGAAATATATCAATCCTGAGAGAACAAAACCTTGGGGTACCGGACATGCACTTTTAATGGCTAAAGATGCTGTTCAGGAAAATTTTGCCATTATCAATGCTGATGATTTTTATGGTACAGAAGCTTTTAAAGTAATGGCTAAAACTTTGGCCAAAACAGACAAAGAGTCCTATAATTTTAATACAATGGCATATTTGCTAAAAAACACAGTGTCCGATCACGGTTTTGTTTCCAGAGGGGAATGTGAAGTAAATAAAGATGGGTATCTAACAGGTGTTACCGAACGCACACATATCGAAAAGATTGATAGCAAGTTAATGCGAAAAGACGATAACGATGAATTTGTTCCAATTGATGAAAACTGTGTTGTATCAATGAATTTTTGGGGCTTTACACCTAAATGTTTTGATTTCGGAGGAAAATTGTTTGAAGAATTTTTAGAAGAAACCAAAGACGATTTAAAAGCTGAATTCTATTTACCTTCAATTGTAAATGAAATATTAAAATCGGGAAAAGCAACTGTAAAAGTCTTGAAATCAGATTCCAAATGGTTTGGAGTTACTTATAAAGAGGACAAAGAAATAGTGCAGGTCGCCATAAACGAGTTGAAAAAGCAAAATTCTTATCCACGTAATCTTTGGTAAAATGTTAGAGCAAAAACTGGAATACATTTTTAACAAATTCGACCATGAAAGCGAATTTGATTCTTATCAGGAATTAGCATCGGGCCATATAAACGATACCTATTTGATAAAAACAAAAGAGAAACCTTTTTTTGTTTTGCAAAGGATAAATCACGGTGTTTTTAAGGACGTACCCGGACTTATTGAAAATAAGGTTGCAATAAGCCGTCATATTGAGGAAAAACTTAAAGATTTACCTGAAAAGAAACGAAAACGCCGTGTATTGACATTTGCAAAAACCAATACAGGAGAATCGTACTATAAAGACGAAGAAGGAAATTATTGGAATATAATGTACTTTATTGATGACAGCGTAACTTTTGAAATCGTAAGAGATCAAAAAATAGCCTACGAAGGAGGGCGCTTGATGGGAAAATTTTTAACCCTTACCAATGATTTTAATGCTTCTAAATTGACAGAGGTCATTCCGAAATTTCACGACATGTCTTTTCGCTATGCACAATTTGAAGATGCATTAAAAGTAGCTTCTAAAGAACGTTTGAACAACGCAAAAGAACAAATTAAACTGGTTGAAAACCTTAAAAAAGAAATGCATATTATCCAGCGTTTAAAAGAATCTGGGGCAATCAAAACCCGAGTAACCCACAACGATACCAAAATATCTAATATTCTTTTTAGTTCAAAAAATAAAGGACTTTGTGTTATAGACACTGATACGGTGATGCCTGGAATTGTTCATTATGATTTTGGTGATGCAATACGAACTATTTGCAATACAGCCGCTGAAGATGAAACCAATTTAGATTTAGTAGAGTTTAATGTCGATTTTTATAAAGCCTATACCAAAGGTTTTCTAAAAAAAATGAAACCCTTTTTGTCTCCAATAGAACTGGAATACCTTCCGCTGGGAGCCAAAACAATGATATTCATAATGGGGCTTCGCTTTCTCACCGATTATTTAAACGGCGATATTTATTACAAAACCAAATATCCTGAACATAATTTTGATAGGGCAAAAAATCAATTCAAATTAATTGAAAGCTTTTCAGAGAAGGTATCTACTTTAAAAAAAATAAAATAAATAATTACAAAATCATCAAAGAAGCAAATTGGGATGAGAATGAATTAATACAGATTAAATAGTAATTCCCTACATGGAAGTATTGTTTAAAATCAAATTACCCCACAAACATTGATTTAAAATTATAAATAATAAAGACATTAACACCATGAGTAATTCTTCAGCAAACAAACAAAATAGCACGCTAATAGCAATGGCTATTTTAACCTTTATGTTTTTTATTTTTGGATTCGTAACCTGGTTAAACGGACCATTGATTCCATTCTTCAAATTAGCTTGTGAACTAACGGAATCGCAGGCCTATTTCGTGACTTTTGCCTTTTATATCGCCTATTTCGTGATGGCTATCCCCTCTTCGGGACTTATTGAAAGAGTGGGGTATAAAAACGGATTGTCATTAGGACTCATCATTATTGCAGTTGGAGCATTCATGTTCTACCCTGCCGCCGAAACAAGAACCTTTGGATTGTTTTTAGGAGCCTTGTTTGTCATGGGAACTGGTTTGGCAGTACTACAAACTGCTGCCAATCCCTATGTTGTGGTGATTGGCCCACGCGAGAGTGCAGCGGCGCGCATCAGCGTTTTGGGAATGGCCAATAAGTTTGCCGGATTTATTGCTCCGCTTGCCTTAACAACTTTGGTATTATCAAACATGGCCGATTATACAGCCGATAAAATTGCGGCTCTGGACGCCACAGCCAAAGAAACAGCACTGGATTCACTTGCCTTACAACTACAAGCACCGTATATCTATATGGGATTGGTTATACTGGTTATGGCGGTACTCATAAAATATTCACCGCTTCCTGAAATCAATCTGGATGAAGAGGATACTGTGGCACATCAAAGCCTTTTTCAACAAATAAGAGAAGTATTGAAACGCCCACAATTAGTCTTGGGCGTAATTACCTTGATGCTTTATGTTGCAGCTGAAGTTTTGGCGGGAGATTCCATCGGAAGTTTCGGAAAAAAATTAGGAGTGTATGGTGATAACGGTGATTTCTATCTAAAACTCACTTCGTTTACGATGACTGCGATGGTTATTGGTTACATTTTGGGAGTGACTTTGATTCCGAAATATGTTTCTCAGGTAACCGCATTAAAATTATCTGGTTTACTGGGAATTGTTTTAGTACTGGCAATTATAGCCATCTCTCCTAGTACAATGGTCACATTACCTGGACTTCCTGAGCTTCCGCTGGTAATTATTTTGGTTGCACTAATGGGCCTTTCAAATGCATTATGCTGGCCGGCAATCTGGCCAATGGCTCTTGAAGATTTAGGAGGATATACAAAGATTGGCGGTGCTCTGTTGATTATGGCTATTATAGGTGGGGCTATATTTCCATTATTATACGGGGCACTGGCCGATTCTATCAACATAACAACTCAGACCAATGACATAGCTGTAAAAAGCGGAAATCAATTGGCTTATTTGATATTATTGCCTTGCTATTTCATGATTCTGTTTTTCGCCATCAAAGGACATAAATACAGAAGCTGGTCAAGAGCTTAACTATAACAACTACAAAACAAAAAAATGGAAACTATCATAACAAAACAAAAAATGTTAAAAAGTAGTATTGACAAATCCACCGGGTTTGAGAAAAGATTTGAGAACATTAATACAGTGGTTTTTGAAAACTCAAAAGTGGCTTCGGCAGCAGTGGCACAGGAAATCGCGGCACTTATTAAATCCAAGCAGGAAAACAACGAGCTGTGTGTTTTAGGATTAGCAACGGGGTCTTCACCAAAGGGATTGTACGCTGAATTGGTTCGTTTGCACAAAGAAGAAGGTTTAAGTTTTAAAAATGTGGTTTCTTTTAATTTGGACGAATACTATCCGATGGAACCAGATTCTATCAATAGTTACGTACGATTCATGAAAGAATTGTTGTTCGATCAAGTAGATATTTTACCTGAAAACGTAAATATCCCTGATGGAACATTATCCAAAGAAGAAATCGCTGATTTTTGCGCCAATTATGAAGCTAAGATCGAAGCTTTAGGTGGAATCGATTTGCAGATCTTGGGAATTGGTGGAAACGGTCACATTGGGTTCAATGAATCGGGATCGTTACAGAATTCCAAAACACGTTTGGTGGCTTTGGACCACATCACAAGGGTTGCTGCCAGCAGTGATTTCCTTGGATTGAACAATACCCCAAGAACAGCCATCACATTGGGGGTGAAAAAAATCATGGAAGCCAAACATGTGATCCTGATGGCCTGGGGAGTTGGAAAATCCAACATCATCAAGGCTTCTGTAGAAGGTGAAGTAACCAATAGAGTACCCGCTTCGTTTTTGCAGGAACACAAAAATGCCGTTTTTGTTTTGGACAAAGAGGCTTCTTCCAAACTAACGAGAATCAACACGCCTTGGTTGGTGGAGGAAGTGGTTTGGACTGATAAGTTGATCCGCAAAGCCGTTCTAGGTTTGGCACTTCATTTGAAAAAACCAATTTTGATGCTTACCGACGCCGATTATATCGAAAATGGGATGAGCGATTTACTGGCCGATTCCGGTCCTGCTTACGATATCAACATCAAAATATTCAACAAACTGCAAAATACCATCACCGGATGGCCGGGAGGAAAACCCAACGCCGATGATGCCAATAGACCTGAAAGAGCCGAGCCTGCTAGAAAAAGGGTGCTTATCTTCAGTCCGCACCCCGATGACGACATCATCAGTATGGGAGGTACTTTCATGAGGCTGCAAGATCAGGGACATGAGGTACATGTGGCGTACCAAACTTCAGGAAACATTGCCGTTGCCGATGACGAGGCACTTCGTTTTGCACATTTTGTTACCGATTACAATGAAAAATTCGGAATCAAAAGTCCTGAGGCAGATGCAATTTTCCAAAAGGCAAAAAACTTCCTTAAAAACAAAAAAGCAAGCGAAATCGACATTCCCGAAGTGCGTTACATCAAAGGTTTGATCCGAAAAGGGGAAGCCCGCGCCACAAGCCATTTTGTGGGATTACCTGACAGTCAGATCCACTTTATGGAACTTCCTTTCTATGAAACGGGAGCCATTGAAAAAAATCCTATCGGAGAAATAGACATCCAAATCACAATGGATTTGATCGACAAAATCAAACCACACCAAATTTATGCCGCAGGCGATTTGGCAGATCCACACGGGACGCACAAAGTATGTTTGGATGCCGTTTTTGCAGCTTGCAAGCGACTAAAACCAAATGATTATATGAAAGACTGCTGGTTGTGGTTGTACCGCGGCGCATGGCAAGAATGGGGTATTGACGAAATAGAAATGGCCGTTCCGATGAGCCCTGACCAAGTTTTGGCAAAACGTCACGGAATCTTCAAACACCAGTCCCAAAAAGACGGTGTGGTATTCCAAGGCACTGATGCAAGGGAATTTTGGCAAAGAGCCGAGGATAGAAACGCTGAAACTGCAAACTTCTACAAACAGCTTGGATTGGCGACTTATGCCGCAATGGAGGCTTTTGTGAGATGGGAGTATTAGGCTGATTTAAATTTAATAGATATAAAAACTCGAAATTCATATGAATTTCGAGTTTTTTGCTTTTTAGCTAGTTTCAAAACATTCTTACTTATAACGTCAAAATAATTTTAATTCACTCTCAAAAAAAAATAAAAAAATCACTAATTATATTTTAACAGAAAACAATGATTACAAACCAAAACAAATAATAATTAAACCAATTTAAAGAAACAGGTGTAATCCCAAGCTACAATATTTTAAAAACGAGTAAAATAACCACCTCGCGTACAGGACAGCACATGACAGTTAACCAATTTTTTAACGATATATTTACAAAAATTCAAGCAAAATAAGATTCTGGTTTTATCTGTTTTTTGTTTCAATTTTATTAACTCAACCAAACCATTTTTTCAAACCACATAATTAATAGTACAATTGCAAATGGCACAAGAAACTGAACGTATTTTAATTAATATAAAAAAAGATTCCAGCATCCCCAAATACATCCAAGTAGCTGACAGTATCACAAATGATATTATAACCGGTAAAATAAGAACTGATCAAAAACTTCCTTCTATTAATGAACTAAGCGAATGGAATTCATTGTCACGTGACACTATCGAAAAAGCATACAAACTTTTAAGGGATCAGGAATTGGTTTTTTCGGTTATGGGCGTAGGTAATTTTGTAAATCCAAAGAAATCAAAATCCAGTACTGATATTTTCTTTTTCATGAATAAGCCCAGTTCCTATAAAATGGAAGTCTATAATGCATTTGTAGACACTATAGGATCCAAAGGACATGTAAACATGTCTCTGTACTATTGCGACGAAAACCTTTTTATAGATACATTAAAAAACAACATCAATAACTACAGCTATTTCGTGATTATGCCTCACTTTAAAAACAAGGCAAACACCCATGTTAACTATACGCCAAAAGTGATTAAAGCGATTGAATCGATCCCCAAAGACCAGCTCGTAATAATAGACAATACTCATGATGAAATTTCGGGAAATTTTGTCTCTATTTATCAGGATTATGAAAAGGATATAATGGAAGCTTTGGAACAAGGCCTTGAAAGAATAAAGAATTACTCCAAAATAAATTTAGTATTTTCACCAAAAGCGGTATTCCCCTACCCCAAAGGAATTCTGACGGGATTTATACAATTTTGCGAACTACATCAATTGAATTTCGAAGTTTTAGACCAAATTTACGATCATCTGGAATTCGAATCCAAAGAAGCTTATATTACGGTTATTGAGGAAGATTTGGTGAATTTGGTGCAACAAATTAAAAACAAAAATTTGACCATGGGTAAAGATGTAGGAGTTATTTCTTACAACGAAACTCCCCTAAAAGCTTTATTGGATATTACAGTAGTTAGCAGCGATTTTAAAGTAATGGGCGAACTAGCAGCTAAAATGGTATTGAGCAATGAAAAGAAATTCTACAAAAATCCGTTTAACTATATTGAACGCAAATCATTGTAGATTTATAGTGATTAGTGAATATTGGAAGTCGCTTACCAAAAGCTGTCACTAATCACTGAAAAAACTATTTCAGATCTTTCTTTATAACCAAATACTTCAAATTGGTATTTCCAACATTTTTGATGCCGTGTTCAACATTGGATGGGCAATAAAAACTAGTGTTAGGCCCCGCAGTTACCGTTTTTCCATCTAAAAAAAACTCGGCTGTACCTTCAAGAATATAGAAAAGTTCCTCTTCAATGTGATGATGTGGCGCATGAGTTGATTTCCCAGGCTCAACGATACTCATTTTGAGTGTATTTTCCAGAGTAAAATTTTTATCGGCAAACCAATATTGGTAACCCACTTTGGTTTTAACAGCCTTATCCAATTCGAAATGGTTAACACAATTTTCGATGGTATATTTTTGATCAGTCGCAGTTACTTCTTTCATTACCTCTTGCGACAGTATCGATTGTTGAGTCATAAGAGCTACAATAGCCACTTTGATAGTTGTTGATAATTTCATCTTCATTATTTTTTTGTAATAATACAAAACTTTAATCCATTTTGTATCCTCAATATTTTGAAAAAAGCCCTAAACACTTTAACATGTTAATGGCTTTGCTTTTTTAGACGTTTCGATATTGAGTTTTTTTTTAACGTGCCGCGACTAGGCGTATTAGCGGTATATTTAAGAAAAAATATTTTGCATGAAGA belongs to Flavobacterium aquiphilum and includes:
- a CDS encoding sugar-binding protein gives rise to the protein MKEYVVNSIEKASLTITGKGDDILWNQAIELTDFCSPWDSTEVSKIIFKALWDSEKLFFNFTVHDSSIHIVKTDDSFASINDSDRVELFFRQDESLNPYYCLEMDTEARLMDFIAYPEKNLDFSWNWPKDDIHIKSSVNQDSFTVEGWISIQSLKGFKLIKDNKIETGIFRAKYSPNQDGIFEPTWITWANPNTETPNFHIASSFGILILNNYPI
- a CDS encoding substrate-binding domain-containing protein, yielding MNKKYTIKDIAQMAGVSKGTVDRVLHKRGKVSEDALKKINEVLDVIDYQPNLIARNLKNNKVYRIYILLPDPKIDPFWEPCIKGIEEARQEYRAYNFSIETFFFNPEEKKSFLKIHDTILEKSPDAVLLPPLFQKETLEVITKYEESNIIMNTFNNQVQSDFVSGFVGQDLYKSGRVAAKLMESITSNGKIAIVHIDESLKNASHLQEKERGFRNYFGEKEKQDYSIVTLKLKSPNVEVNFENFLGENPDLSGIFVSTSKAYQIAKIIAESNNEKIALIGYDLIDNNVNYLNQGVIDFLIHQNQKKQAYLGVTSIIEFFLFEKQIPKTILLSIDIANSENAAYYIG
- a CDS encoding nucleotidyltransferase family protein — protein: MTNIQKNKPTLVILAAGMGSRYGGLKQIDTFTPEGDTIIDFSLYDALQAGFGKFVFIIRKSFEKEFKEIFNKKLEGKAEVDYVYQELENVPEKYINPERTKPWGTGHALLMAKDAVQENFAIINADDFYGTEAFKVMAKTLAKTDKESYNFNTMAYLLKNTVSDHGFVSRGECEVNKDGYLTGVTERTHIEKIDSKLMRKDDNDEFVPIDENCVVSMNFWGFTPKCFDFGGKLFEEFLEETKDDLKAEFYLPSIVNEILKSGKATVKVLKSDSKWFGVTYKEDKEIVQVAINELKKQNSYPRNLW
- a CDS encoding phosphotransferase enzyme family protein; protein product: MLEQKLEYIFNKFDHESEFDSYQELASGHINDTYLIKTKEKPFFVLQRINHGVFKDVPGLIENKVAISRHIEEKLKDLPEKKRKRRVLTFAKTNTGESYYKDEEGNYWNIMYFIDDSVTFEIVRDQKIAYEGGRLMGKFLTLTNDFNASKLTEVIPKFHDMSFRYAQFEDALKVASKERLNNAKEQIKLVENLKKEMHIIQRLKESGAIKTRVTHNDTKISNILFSSKNKGLCVIDTDTVMPGIVHYDFGDAIRTICNTAAEDETNLDLVEFNVDFYKAYTKGFLKKMKPFLSPIELEYLPLGAKTMIFIMGLRFLTDYLNGDIYYKTKYPEHNFDRAKNQFKLIESFSEKVSTLKKIK
- a CDS encoding sugar MFS transporter, which codes for MSNSSANKQNSTLIAMAILTFMFFIFGFVTWLNGPLIPFFKLACELTESQAYFVTFAFYIAYFVMAIPSSGLIERVGYKNGLSLGLIIIAVGAFMFYPAAETRTFGLFLGALFVMGTGLAVLQTAANPYVVVIGPRESAAARISVLGMANKFAGFIAPLALTTLVLSNMADYTADKIAALDATAKETALDSLALQLQAPYIYMGLVILVMAVLIKYSPLPEINLDEEDTVAHQSLFQQIREVLKRPQLVLGVITLMLYVAAEVLAGDSIGSFGKKLGVYGDNGDFYLKLTSFTMTAMVIGYILGVTLIPKYVSQVTALKLSGLLGIVLVLAIIAISPSTMVTLPGLPELPLVIILVALMGLSNALCWPAIWPMALEDLGGYTKIGGALLIMAIIGGAIFPLLYGALADSINITTQTNDIAVKSGNQLAYLILLPCYFMILFFAIKGHKYRSWSRA
- the nagB gene encoding glucosamine-6-phosphate deaminase; this encodes MLKSSIDKSTGFEKRFENINTVVFENSKVASAAVAQEIAALIKSKQENNELCVLGLATGSSPKGLYAELVRLHKEEGLSFKNVVSFNLDEYYPMEPDSINSYVRFMKELLFDQVDILPENVNIPDGTLSKEEIADFCANYEAKIEALGGIDLQILGIGGNGHIGFNESGSLQNSKTRLVALDHITRVAASSDFLGLNNTPRTAITLGVKKIMEAKHVILMAWGVGKSNIIKASVEGEVTNRVPASFLQEHKNAVFVLDKEASSKLTRINTPWLVEEVVWTDKLIRKAVLGLALHLKKPILMLTDADYIENGMSDLLADSGPAYDINIKIFNKLQNTITGWPGGKPNADDANRPERAEPARKRVLIFSPHPDDDIISMGGTFMRLQDQGHEVHVAYQTSGNIAVADDEALRFAHFVTDYNEKFGIKSPEADAIFQKAKNFLKNKKASEIDIPEVRYIKGLIRKGEARATSHFVGLPDSQIHFMELPFYETGAIEKNPIGEIDIQITMDLIDKIKPHQIYAAGDLADPHGTHKVCLDAVFAACKRLKPNDYMKDCWLWLYRGAWQEWGIDEIEMAVPMSPDQVLAKRHGIFKHQSQKDGVVFQGTDAREFWQRAEDRNAETANFYKQLGLATYAAMEAFVRWEY
- a CDS encoding GntR family transcriptional regulator; this translates as MAQETERILINIKKDSSIPKYIQVADSITNDIITGKIRTDQKLPSINELSEWNSLSRDTIEKAYKLLRDQELVFSVMGVGNFVNPKKSKSSTDIFFFMNKPSSYKMEVYNAFVDTIGSKGHVNMSLYYCDENLFIDTLKNNINNYSYFVIMPHFKNKANTHVNYTPKVIKAIESIPKDQLVIIDNTHDEISGNFVSIYQDYEKDIMEALEQGLERIKNYSKINLVFSPKAVFPYPKGILTGFIQFCELHQLNFEVLDQIYDHLEFESKEAYITVIEEDLVNLVQQIKNKNLTMGKDVGVISYNETPLKALLDITVVSSDFKVMGELAAKMVLSNEKKFYKNPFNYIERKSL
- a CDS encoding cupin domain-containing protein; translated protein: MKLSTTIKVAIVALMTQQSILSQEVMKEVTATDQKYTIENCVNHFELDKAVKTKVGYQYWFADKNFTLENTLKMSIVEPGKSTHAPHHHIEEELFYILEGTAEFFLDGKTVTAGPNTSFYCPSNVEHGIKNVGNTNLKYLVIKKDLK